In Hymenobacter volaticus, the genomic window TAGAGCCCCAAGCCGACCCGTTTGCGCTGGTACCGGCCGAGGCAGAGTTCACGTTTGCCTCATTTGTGCCTTTGCAGCTACGGGCGGTACTGGCGGCCGGGCACGCACCACGCCTCAACCAGATGAAAGCCATTTTGGTGGGCGGGGCCGCCGTGGAACATAGCTTAGCCAAAGAAATTCGGCAGCTCACGGTACCTGTGTACCTGACTTACGGCATGACCGAAACAGCCTCACACATTGCCCTGCGCCGCCTCAATGGTCCCGACCTCTCCTCGGCTTACCGCGTGTTGCCCGGCATCCACGTCGCGCAGGACACTCGTGGCTGCCTCACCGTGCGCGCCGATGTAACCGACAATCAGCTCATCACCACCAACGACCACGTGAAGCTGCTAGATCCTCACACATTTGAGTGGCTGGGCCGGGTGGACTTCGTGATAAACAGTGGAGGCGTGAAGGTACAAGCCGAGAAGGTAGAGCAAGTGCTAGAAGTGGCGCTCCTGGAATTGAACCTGCCCATCCGCCGGGCGTTTGTCGCGGGCCGGCCCGATGCACGCCTAGGCGAACAGGTAACGGCATATTTGGAAGGTGAACCGCTGCCTGAGGCGCAGCAGCAACAGCTCCTGAGTTTGCTTCGCAAACGCCTAAGCAAATACGAACGGCCCCGAGAAGTGGTGTACATCGGGGAGTTTCGTACCACGGCTTCCGGCAAGCTCAACCGACGGGCTACGTTGCAAAGCCTGCCCCAAACCACTGAAAACGAGGAATAGATCATCCTCTGGGTATCCTAACACAACAAAGCTCCGGCTCCGTCGTGACGGAGCTGGGGCTTTGTTGTGTTGGCGCACCTGGGTCAGTCTATATCTTCTTACCTGTCGTTGCTTACGCCTTCTGCTTGCAGCGCAATAGGTTTAAGTGAAATACTATACCGATTTATAAATAGAATCTATCAAGGAAAGTACTTGGCTTTTCATATAAGTTTTGCACGATTACAACTTCGCATACTGCTAATACTTAACTTGAAACCAACCCAGCAACTAGCTGCACAGCTTGATTTTTTAGCCTCAAAAAGTTAAACTATATCAATAATACGTTTTAACGCTCAGTGAAAAAATATCTGTTAACCTGCCTTATTTTAACTGCTTTTGTTTTTGGATTTGCGATAGGTCGCGCTAACACCGTGCCGCGAGAACCACGGCCTACTCCTCCGCTGCGGTTGGCACAAACCGGAGGTATAAGATCAGCACAGAACTGCTGATTCCGTAGACCGCTGAAGCTGCTGTTACCAATCGGCGCGACGTAGGCCATGCTGAGTGAACAGGCGTTGACGCCCCCGAAACACTTTGTATAGGTCGCCAAGAGAGAGTTTGACGCGACCATAAAACACTGGACCGTTTAGCTCTCGTTGGGTCAGGTTGTTGACGAAGACGGGTTGCCGCCAGCCTAACCCCGAGCCTAGCGCGAGCCAGCGGTAAATGCGCATTTGAGCCGCCAGGGAGGGCTCGACCAACCAAATAACTCTTTTGGGAGAACGAACCCGGGTATCGTCGGGCAGGGTGTAGTGGGCGTAGGTTTTGCCTACGCCCAATTGAAGCTGAGTGGCAATTTCCCAGCGCGGATTGCCGAGTACAACGTACTCCCCATAGCCGGCCACATAGCGTAGGCGCAGTTCTGCCTTGGTGTTCTCGGGCAGCTCGGTGGGAATGGGTTGGCGCGAGGGAATGCCATTGCTTAGTAAGTACACCCCAATACCAGTCCGCAACCGACCCCGCCATTCAATTCCTAGCTTTAGCCCAGGCACCGACACAAAACGTCGGTTGACAATAGAGTTGCGAATATCCAGTTGAAACACTGGTCGCCGGTGCGGCTGGCGGACCGTTACGCTGTCGTGGAATTGGAGTTGGTACGCGGCCGAATCCGAGGTACTCGCTTGCACAGGTTGAGACAAACTAAGCCCTAGTCCTAAAGCCAGCAGAACTGGCCGCCACTCATATTGAAATAACAGTACCACGGCGCAAAGTTACAACCAGATATGACTGTAGTTGTGTGACGGCTGCTTCCTAGCCTACGCTTCACCGGACCAGAATCTACGGTTCGTACTCCTTGAATGCCGGTTCACCCCGTTTACGAATACCAAGCTCTCAGGTAGCGAGTAGTTTAGGGGTATCAAGTAAGCGCACTTCCCATGGCCATCACCCCTGATTTTCTATTTGCTCTAGCCAACCCAATTGCCATGATTGGCTGGGTGCTGTTGATTGTAGCCCCGCGCTGGTCGCTGACGCGTCGCTTGGTGCTCAGCGGCGCGTTGCCGCTGTTGCTGGCCGTAGCGTACGTCTTGCTGATTGGCAGTCATTACTTGGGAGCCAGCGCCAGTGAGGGCGGCTTCAGTTCCTTGCAGGAGGTAGCGGCCCTTTTCCGTGACCCGTGGGCATTGCTGGCCGGCTGGGTGCACTACCTCTGCTTCGATATGAGTATTGGCATCTGGGAAACCCACGATGCCCACAAACGTGGGATACCGCACCTACTACTGGTGCCGGCTCTTGTGTTCACGTTCCTTTTCGGGCCGCTGGGCCTACTGCTCTACGCCATTATCCGACGCTGGTATCCTGCTCCGGCCTTGGCCAGCTAGCGACTTGGTCTTATTGTCTACCCTACCCTTTCCAACTATG contains:
- a CDS encoding AMP-binding protein, whose translation is MASSPDLLPDSLLLNGREFRYADIQQYPATTSVDLNGYEAKVLDFCRQWLNGTQDVALHTSGSTGQPQPVLMKRQQLEASARRTGDYFDLGPGDRMLVCLNCEFVGGMMMLVRGFERRMHLTIVEPQADPFALVPAEAEFTFASFVPLQLRAVLAAGHAPRLNQMKAILVGGAAVEHSLAKEIRQLTVPVYLTYGMTETASHIALRRLNGPDLSSAYRVLPGIHVAQDTRGCLTVRADVTDNQLITTNDHVKLLDPHTFEWLGRVDFVINSGGVKVQAEKVEQVLEVALLELNLPIRRAFVAGRPDARLGEQVTAYLEGEPLPEAQQQQLLSLLRKRLSKYERPREVVYIGEFRTTASGKLNRRATLQSLPQTTENEE
- a CDS encoding ABA4-like family protein, giving the protein MAITPDFLFALANPIAMIGWVLLIVAPRWSLTRRLVLSGALPLLLAVAYVLLIGSHYLGASASEGGFSSLQEVAALFRDPWALLAGWVHYLCFDMSIGIWETHDAHKRGIPHLLLVPALVFTFLFGPLGLLLYAIIRRWYPAPALAS